The DNA region GTATTTAAACATCCAAAACCATTTACCATTTAATCACTAATAAACTAACAGTGCGCACAGGTGTTTTTCTTAGATTCTTAGGGAAAAGCAAGGTAGTATAAATCCATTTCTGCCAGTAGAGGCCACTAAAAAAGGGATAACCATGTTTTCTATTTTAGAAGtaatattttatatataaaaaaaaagtaAAGATAATATGAAATATATTATGCACGTTGGTTACAAATATTTGTGAGCATTTTATGCAATGCACATGGATTAAGATCCTTCCATTAATATAGTTTTCTTTGTGACATATATTCAGTACTTGTGTGCCCTTTATATAAAACCATAATAGTGGAACAGTAGAAATTTATGTAACAAATTGGATTCAATAGCATGTCTTTAATTATCTTAGTTTTTCATGCGCTCATTGTCAAGATTTGTCATACTTCGGTAAAGTTTATTTAGACAACCAATTGTAACTTATCCCACATTAGGCTCATCTTCCATAGCAAATGCACCGCAAGTTCAGCAGTGTAATCATGGGCAAGACCAACTTCAAGTCACTGTTCCTCCTACCGATTTGTGGCTACTCAAAGTTGGCATGTACAAAATTCAAGCACATAGCTTTATCTCAGTACCAACTACAAGCTAATGCCATATCAAATGTATCATAGCATGCAATATGGATATATGCATAATAGCCAAAACAACCTCAGCCAATTGAATCAGAAGCTGCCGCCAGTTCTTTTCATGACCCTCACATTGCCATGGCAGAATCCGCTTTGCTTACTTCCGGTGCACTACCTGTTACAAGCTCTTCAATAGCTATCATGTAACGGCGGGTATTCCCGCAACAAAGAAGTACTATGATCCTGCGGCACGATAACAGTCAAAGAGCTTAATAAATAAGATTATTTCAACTAATAAACTCAAGCCATACCAACATATACAGTGCCATCAAAACAATTATATAATATCCAGAGTCAAATTCCATAACAGACTTTCCATGTGATTCTTCAAATACTAAATTTGGTTGATAATTAAAAACTAACCTGAATCAAACTCTTTGCTTCAACAGAGCTGGAATACCCTGCACTAACCATCCCGCTGCTCGCAGCTTCCAGGCGAATTTCAACAAAGCCTGTTACCTACCTTGGCCGAGCGACATGGTCGTCGAACAATTGATAACCGGTAACTCGCAGCAAAACCTGCATCTGCAGGTTATAAGGAACCATACACCATAACTCTATGACTAATGATGCTTGTGGGAACAAAACCTGTCGTTAAGTTCAGAGAGAATTACGGTCATTCGCCAAGAAGCAAAGCAGTAAGCACATCAACAAAACATTTTCACTGCACTCACCATTTTAACCAGATCCACCTGCAATAACACCATAAGAACAAATGTCACCATACGTCTCGCAGACAACAAATCACAAAAATCCTGCATTAAACATTCACAAAAAATAACAGACCAGTGAGCACAATCTCATGGCAAGACAAATCATTTCACAGCAAAAGAATCAAAATAAGCATTGGAACGGACCACCTGACATACCTGCAGAACCATTCATGTACAAGAAAGGTGAGCAAAGAAAACAAGCAACTTGCATTTATGCACAGGCCAAACCAGGTGACATGAAGGGCATGCCATTTCTGCAGGATGCGCCACCATTCTGTAATATGCTAATGGACCTGCACTCAAATTCAGTACTGAGCCAAACAAATATCCTGCTGATTAACCAGTTGGAAAATCATTCAACACCAGTTCCTGCATTGCAATGTGGATCAAAGCATGATCGAAGAAATTCACTACAAAGTTCAGCAATCCACATGCCAAATTAAACCTTGCAACTCCAAGTTAACCTAACCTTATTATGATACCAAACAAGCTCATGACAGTAGAAAATGCACAGCGGTGCTATAACAAGTGCGTGGAATCGAGTAAGGTTGTTCATTTGGGTCAGAGAGTGACCGTTGAAGTTGCTGAAGGTTTATAGAAAGCTCGGGAAGTGGCAAAGTGATGCTGAACTATCGAAGGAGAGGACTTTTGAGACAGGTGGTTCTGCTTTATAACTACTTACAAAGGTGTTGTCAAAAGGCTTATACTCAGAAGTATTGCTCCAAGTGAAGGCCGATACTCTCTATCTGCTACAAAGAAAACAGCTTCCGCCAATGACAGGTGTGGGATTGATAACGTTGAAGAGACGTTGTCATACAAGAACTTCTATACCACAGAAAAACAGGAAATGAGAATAGCAAGCAGGAAGCGTCCCAAGCGACGGCTATGCGAAACCGAACACCCTGCAAAATCATAAGTTTGAAATTTCAGAACATAACAAAAACTCTTTTGAAAAACGATTCAAATCACCCCTTCTAACTCACTTCACCACGGATTCGATCCGCATCCGAATGGAACCACTCAACAACTTGGTAATAGAAGAATAAAGAAGGTTAAGAACCACTGCCAAGAGACGCACAATTGAATCCCTCACCAACCAGCTGAACAACACTTCATAACTAACTCCTCCACCTAAATAGAACTAAAAAAAAAACCAAACCCTACCTCACAATCCTCTCCAACTGACGTAGAAAAGAATTAACTGAAACTTAAACCAACCCTACAACTGTCAACATTTTTTCCCAACTAACTGAGTGAGAATAAAATAACCAACTGAGTTTGTGATTAACTCAGTTAGTTgagctggcgactctgctggggacacctTCCTAAGCAAGTCAAGCCTAATCTAGGTCGCTTCCTCGCATGTGTGTATACTTATCCTTTTGATATTGTTTGTTTTATTTATCGCCTTTTGCTTTAAACTGTATAATATATTATATGATTCCATTTTTCTATGGTATCGATGGATACAAATCCGATTGCAAGtaaccttgtgggaaagactctcCACTCGAGTCTAGAGTGCAaacttgagataggagaggttgagtagtgtgggccaccgagaagcttttctcaTAAGGGTCGATACGAAAACCTCGCTTAGAGTAGATTCTCTTGGAGACGTTGACGACCGTCAAGCTTTTGGCGTAAGCGATCAATGTCTTCActaggatccatgactctaaggaccttcATAGAACATTAAACCTATGACCTATTAAGATTGATGGTCGCGTAGTGCGggtccccgagaagcttttctcgtgtGGGTCGGCACGAAGATCTCACTCAAAGTAGATCttcttgatggagttgacgaccggcAAGCTTTTGCCGTAAGCGACAAACAGTCAAGGAGGTCCATGACTTTGAGACCCTTGTCTAGAACCCAATGTCGATGGTCGCGTAGTGCGGGcccccgagaagcttttctcgtgtGGGTCGGTACGAAGATCTCACCCAGAAGAGGTTCATTGGAGGGAGTTGACGACCGGCAAGCTTTTGCCGTAAGCGTCAAACAGCCAAATGAATCGATGACTCTGGGGTCCCTATCTAACCCTAGACCCCGACCGGTGAGATCCCCTTTGTGAGTAAGCAATCAGAGATATCCTCCATCTGTAACTCGAACCTGTGATACCATGCCAACATGTGTGTTCGACTCGTGAGAACCATGCTTGTGTATCATTCATTCACTCActcatgcattcatgcatcataaaaatattcaaatacaatattcatgcatcattttgcatatcatcaaACAAAATCCAGAAAACTTACCATTCTACCCTTCTATCCAGAATCATCCACAGTCAAGCTGACTTCCCGACATTCATACTACACGCGTAATAATCAGAAATTGCTCATGGATCAGTTGGAGCAGAACCAAGCTGCTATGAGGGAGGATATGACCACTGTGAAAGCTCAGATGGGTCATCTTGTTGAAGCCCTACAAGCTCTGGCTAGGGGACAAGAGGAAATGCGTCAGGCTAATCTGAGAGCCTCTACTGCCAACCCTGCTGTTGTGACTATACCGGTGAATCCACCAGGAGGAGCTGGTACGCCTGCTATAGCTCAGCCACCTCCCGAAAGAGGTCTGGTGTACCAAAATGCTAATCAGACATTCAATATCCCCGCCAATGGGAGATTCCAACCTGAGATTGACGATCAGCAGGACGCTTTCTTCACTACAAAAGCTGACTCAGTTTATGAGGCTTTTGGTCCTTCTCCTGCTGACATCGAAAGGAGATTTCAAATGGTGGATGAGAGATTCAAGGCGATGCAAGGTCCTGATACCTTTGGGTTGGATGCTGTTGACATGTGTCTAGTGCCAGACGTGAAAATTCCTCCCAAGTTCAAAGTCCCGAGCTTTGAAAAGTATCAAGGGGTCACTTGTCCAAAGACCCACATCCGAGCTTTCTGCAGAAAGATGGCCGCTCATTCTAGTGATGAGAAACTCTTAATGCATTTTTTCCAGGACAGTCTCAGTGGAGCTTCTCTAGAATGGTATATGCAGCTCGAGCGCACACATATACGAACCTGGAGGGAACTTGCTGAAGCCTTCTTGAAGCATTATCAGTATAACTCAGACATGGCTCCCAATCGGACTCAGCTCCAAAGCCTTTCTTAGAAGTCGGATGAAtcgttcaaagagtatgcccaacgatggagagacttggctgCCAGGGTTCAATCCCCTCTTCTTGAAAGAGAGCTGATAAACATGTTTGTGGACACCCTTCAAGGGCCGTATTTTGAAAAAATGATTGGGAGTAC from Lathyrus oleraceus cultivar Zhongwan6 chromosome 1, CAAS_Psat_ZW6_1.0, whole genome shotgun sequence includes:
- the LOC127096189 gene encoding uncharacterized protein LOC127096189 — translated: MDQLEQNQAAMREDMTTVKAQMGHLVEALQALARGQEEMRQANLRASTANPAVVTIPVNPPGGAGTPAIAQPPPERGLVYQNANQTFNIPANGRFQPEIDDQQDAFFTTKADSVYEAFGPSPADIERRFQMVDERFKAMQGPDTFGLDAVDMCLVPDVKIPPKFKVPSFEKYQGVTCPKTHIRAFCRKMAAHSSDEKLLMHFFQDSLSGASLEWYMQLERTHIRTWRELAEAFLKHYQYNSDMAPNRTQLQSLS